A single region of the Brachypodium distachyon strain Bd21 chromosome 3, Brachypodium_distachyon_v3.0, whole genome shotgun sequence genome encodes:
- the LOC100837281 gene encoding signal recognition particle receptor subunit alpha, translating into MLEELLIFTRGGLILWSLAGGDVLKGSPIDALVRSILLEGRSAGGGAGFSHGQHKLQWAFHNALGLAFVAVYRRVLHLLYVDDLLAAVSGEFSRIYDPRRTSYDEFGERFRELHLEAEARASRPPPAAPAPKKPAPGTPVGFLQGDDDGGEKTGDASGVGDSGDGLSSAEGRFSGVEQNSSAGSGVVLEEEEVKGRPSNWAFNLDVLRNRDRKRNKNIVKFVKPGRKEKDDTPSVKKLDYSDPADGREVSVMEQAAANQGPSKMDKPEAASIRKNGWFSSVFQSIAGSHVLEDSDLQPALKALKDQLMTKNVAEEIAEKLCESVAASLRGKKLGSFTRISSTVQAAMEDALVRILTPRRSIDVLRDVHAAKERGRPYVIVFVGVNGVGKSTNLAKVAYWLLQHDLTVMLAACDAFRSGAVEQLCTHACRLQIPIFEKGYEKDPAVVAKGAIQEATQNKSDVVLVDTAGRMQDNEPLMRALSKLINLNNPDLVLFVGEALVGNDAVDQLTKFDQKLTDLSTAPTDRSIDGILLTKFDTIDDKVGAALSMVYVSGAPVMFVGCGQSYTDLKKLNIKSIVNTLLE; encoded by the coding sequence ATGTTGGAGGAGCTGCTCATCTTCACCCGCGGCGGCCTGATCCTGTGGtcgctggccggcggcgacgtgcTCAAGGGATCACCGATCGATGCCCTCGTGAGGTCCATCCTCCTCGAGGGCcgctccgccggcggcggcgccggcttctCCCACGGCCAGCACAAGCTCCAGTGGGCCTTCCACAACGCGCTCGGCCTCGCCTTCGTCGCGGTCTACCGCCGGGTGCTCCACCTCCTGTACGTGGACGACCTCCTGGCCGCCGTCAGCGGCGAGTTCTCGCGGATCTACGACCCGCGCCGCACCTCGTACGACGAGTTCGGGGAGAGGTTCCGGGAGCTCCATCTCGAGGCCGAGGCGCGCGCTTCCcgtccaccgccggccgcccccgcccccaaGAAGCCTGCTCCAGGTACGCCTGTTGGCTTTCTCCAgggtgatgatgatggtggtgAGAAAACGGGTGATGCTTCTGGAGTGGGTGACTCCGGTGATGGGCTCAGTTCGGCAGAGGGTAGATTCAGTGGTGTTGAGCAGAATTCTAGTGCCGGCAGTGGCGTTGTtttggaagaagaggaagttaAGGGACGACCCAGCAATTGGGCTTTTAATTTAGATGTATTGCGAAATAGGGATAGAAAACGGAATAAAAATATAGTCAAGTTTGTTAAACCTGGCCGCAAGGAAAAGGATGACACACCTTCCGTCAAGAAATTGGATTACAGTGATCCAGCTGATGGGAGAGAGGTTAGCGTGATGGAACAGGCTGCTGCCAACCAGGGGCCAAGCAAGATGGATAAGCCTGAAGCTGCAAGCATCAGAAAGAACGGTTGGTTCTCCTCAGTGTTTCAGAGCATTGCTGGTAGCCATGTACTGGAGGATTCTGATCTGCAACCTGCGCTCAAAGCTCTGAAAGACCAGCTTATGACCAAGAATGTGGCAGAGGAAATTGCAGAGAAGCTCTGTGAATCAGTTGCAGCTAGCCTCCGAGGCAAGAAGCTCGGATCCTTCACACGGATATCATCTACTGTTCAAGCAGCTATGGAGGATGCTCTCGTTCGAATTTTGACCCCGAGGCGATCTATTGACGTGCTGAGAGATGTGCATGCTGCCAAGGAGCGTGGCAGGCCATATGTCATCGTCTTTGTTGGGGTGAATGGGGTTGGCAAATCCACCAACCTCGCAAAGGTTGCTTATTGGCTTCTTCAGCATGACCTCACTGTCATGCTGGCAGCATGCGACGCGTTTAGATCTGGTGCTGTTGAGCAGCTGTGCACTCATGCTTGCAGACTTCAGATTCCCATATTTGAGAAAGGATACGAAAAGGATCCAGCGGTTGTGGCGAAGGGTGCAATTCAGGAAGCCACTCAGAATAAATCAGATGTCGTCCTTGTTGATACCGCTGGGCGTATGCAGGACAATGAGCCACTCATGAGAGCACTCTCGAAGCTCATTAATCTCAATAACCCGGATCTGGTTTTATTTGTCGGAGAAGCGCTGGTGGGCAATGATGCTGTTGACCAACTCACTAAGTTTGACCAGAAGTTGACAGACCTTTCCACTGCTCCCACTGATAGGTCGATAGATGGCATCCTGCTCACCAAGTTTGACACCATTGATGACAAGGTTGGAGCAGCGCTTTCCATGGTATATGTATCTGGAGCACCTGTCATGTTTGTTGGCTGCGGTCAGTCTTACACTGACCTCAAGAAGCTCAACATAAAGTCCATTGTCAATACCCTCCTGGAGTGA